A genomic stretch from Scomber scombrus chromosome 8, fScoSco1.1, whole genome shotgun sequence includes:
- the LOC133984406 gene encoding uncharacterized protein LOC133984406, producing MMKLILSLTLIWTLSSTAEALQCWQGLGDETLTLRPCASTQLCATIVEQVIRNGNLINTTRWSCLPSSDFSEGNHTFSLNVGFRAMSTSLHVCNTDGCNKQAIPYPDIQKNNLQCLTCDDRSSPVCNKTVQCVGVQDRCINGTMEDRGNTAFNTLGCVSSNLCEDVSKLEFFLSAKFLQPPKCCEGSICSSAWSVRLNVMTLLFGLITLIFY from the exons ATGATGAAGCTGatcctgtctctcactctcatctggactctctccAGCACAG CTGAAGCTCTTCAGTGTTGGCAGGGTTTAGGAGATGAAACACTGACGTTACGTCCATGTGCTTCTACTCAGCTGTGTGCAACTATTGTTGAACAAG TAATTAGGAATGGGAATCTCATAAACACCACTAGGTGGTCCTGTTTGCCATCCTCTGATTTCAGTGAAGGAAACCACACATTTTCACTCAATGTTGGTTTTCGGGCCATGTCTACATCACTTCATGTGTGTAACACAGATGGCTGCAACAAACAAGCCATACCGT ACCCTGAtattcaaaaaaacaacctgcagtGTCTCACCTGCGATGATCGATCTTCCCCTGTGTGTAACAAGACAGTACAGTGTGTGGGAGTGCAGGACCGCTGCATTAATGGGACAA TGGAAGATCGTGGGAACACAGCATTTAATACCTTGGGATGTGTCTCTTCAAACCTCTGTGAAGATGTTTCTAAGTTGGAGTTCTTCCTGTCTGCTAAATTCCTTCAACCACCAAAATGTTGTGAAGGCAGCATCTGTAGCTCAGCCTGGTCTGTCAGACTGAATGTGATGACTTTGCTGTTTGGACTCATTACCCTTATCTTCTACtag